Genomic segment of Paenibacillus sp. FSL R5-0912:
GCATGCCTACAGCCTGCGGAATGGACAGCTCAAGGCCGCCAAGCGAATAATGGCCGGTGAATACCATTGCCGGCATGTAGGCGATGTATTGGAACGGCAGGAAGAACTGGATCACCTGAAGCCAGTGCGGGAAGAAGTCGAGCGGAATGAGCGCCCCTGAAAAAATAGCCGACACCAGCATAAACGCGCTTCGTATTCCGCCCGACTGCACAAGCCAAAACGAAGTCAGGCCAATTGCATAATTCACATAGAAATTCATCAGAAAGGCAAGCAGCACAGACAGTAATGTCCATGGGAAGCTTGCCGGTCGCATATCAATTCCAAAAATAAAAATGAAGATCAGCAGGCAGGGCACAAATTCAAACAGGAAGCCGAGAAAGCGGTGCCCGATCTTCTGGAACAAGGCGAAGGAACGGTGATGAATCGGACGCAGATGAAAGGTGAGAAACTTACCGGTGCGCACAAGCATGGACAGGTTCCAGTCGGCAAAA
This window contains:
- a CDS encoding ABC transporter permease encodes the protein MNRLTHNWLICRSVAEVTYKEWSAYRTHSMVSVIVGPVYFMVQYFIWTAVYGDHATLGGIGLPQMIRYFGATALIGYLIMDFADWNLSMLVRTGKFLTFHLRPIHHRSFALFQKIGHRFLGFLFEFVPCLLIFIFIFGIDMRPASFPWTLLSVLLAFLMNFYVNYAIGLTSFWLVQSGGIRSAFMLVSAIFSGALIPLDFFPHWLQVIQFFLPFQYIAYMPAMVFTGHYSLGGLELSIPQAVGMQAVAVLITFGLNEVIRRQAMKQFTAVGA